The sequence GGCGGCCGGGTCGATCTGGCGAGCGAAGTGGTCGGCGGCGAGGGGGCTCGAGAAGACGGCGGAACCGTCGACGCACCGACGCTGCTCGTCGTCGGCGGCGAGGACGAGTCCGTGCTGGCGGTGAATCGCGAGGTGTACGACGCGCTCTCCTGTGAGCGCGAACTGCAGGTCGTCGAGGGGGCCGGCCACCTCTTCGAAGGCGAGGGGGAACTCGAGGCGGTTGCCGACCACGCCGCAGACTGGTTCGCGACGCACCTCGGCCCGTAACCGTCGGTGCGTTTGCGACCGAGGGACGGATCCGGACGCGCTGGCAACGAGTGCGGATGGCGGCACACACTCAGAGCAATCACCGACGAGGAGATTCGGCTACGCGAAGCGTACTGATCTGGCGAGCGGGATCGAACCGGATCGGCGTCCGGTTGGTCCGAGATCACCGTCCGGGGGGACCGAAATCGGTGTCCGACCGGATCGAGACCGGCGTCGGGGAGTGACCAGTGCGGGCCGAACCGGCGACGGGCGCACCCCCGTCCTCGGGCGTAACGGATGGCTTTTTAACCTGACCGTTCGTATCCACTCGCATATGTTCAAGGCCATCGTGAGCGCGGAAACGCTCACCAGCGCGCTCGACTCGGTGAGCGTGCTGGTCGACGAGTGCAAGATCCACCTCGAGGCTGAGGGCCTCGAAATCCGTGCCGTCGACCCGGCGAACGTTGGAATGGTCGATCTCTCGCTCGACGCGGCCGCGTTCGAATCCTACGAGGCCGATGGCGGGACGATCGGCGTCGACCTCTCGCGACTCGAGGACATCGCTGGCATGGCCGAATCCGGCCAGCTCATCCAGGTCGAACTCGACGAGGAGACCCGCAAACTGCACATCCAGATCGACGGGCTCGAGTACACCCTCGCGCTGATCGACCCCGACAGCATCCGTCAGGAACCCGACATCCCGAACCTCGACCTGCCCGCAGAGGTCGTCCTCGAGGGCAAGGACGTCAACCGCTCGGTGACGGCGGCGGACATGGTGAGCGACCACATCGCACTCGGCGTCGACGACGCCGAGGAGTACTTCTACGTCGACGCGGAGGGTGACACCGACGACGTCCACCTCGAGCTCACCCAGGAGGACCTGATCGACCTGCAGGTCGGTGCTGCCCACTCGCTTTTCAGTCTCGACTACCTCAAGGACATGAACAAGGCGATTCCCGGCGACGCCGAGGTCACGCTCGCACTCGGCGAGGAGTTCCCCGTCAAGATCTACTACGGCTTCGCGGAAGGACAGGGGCAGGTCACGTACATGCTCGCGCCGCGGATCCAGAGCGACTGAGTCTCAGGGTACTCACAGCGAGGGTCGCCGACCGCTGTCTTCGTACTGACACGATATCGCCACGTGAACTGGACCCCCGGAGCTAGCCCGTTCGATCTCGTCAGCGTGTCGCGATGGTTACGTTCGTCGAGTTCACCACAGCCGTCCCGGCGATCCCGTTCGACGCGCTATTCTCGGCCGCTCCACGGGCCACCATCGAACTCGAGCGTGACGCTGCGCTCTGCGATCGGCACCCGTGACGGCTGGACGGTTCATATCCGAGCCGACGACCACGACCACCTGCGATCGTTCCAGCGGCGGTGTCGCGATCGACAGGTAGGAATCTCCATCTCACGGTTACACTCACTCGAGGACGTCTCGGCGGACGACCGGCTCACGACGCCACAGCTCGAGGCGCTCGAACTCGCGTTCAGGCGGGGGTACGTCGACGATCCGCGGCGGGTGACCCTCGACGACCTCGCGACCGACCTCGAGATCACGCGCCAGTCACTCGCAGGTCGACTTCGACGGGGACATCGCAACCTGCTGGCCCGCGTCTTCGGGTCGGACGGGCCGCCGCTCGAGCGGGTGCCGTCACACTCGTTCGCCGAAGACTGATCCCGCGAGAGTCCACTGGGAAAAACTCGCTACATAGTAAGGATCAAAGGCAACCGGACAGCCGTTCTAGAACGGGTATGCCCTCCGCAGACGACCCAACAGACAGGGCCGTAAAGCGAGCCACGGCGACAGACGGGTTCGTCGTCACGTTCGACCCACTCCGTGAGCGGCCGAGTACCGCCGTCGTAAGCGGCGTCGCCTCGCTACTCGAGACCGATCCGCTCGAACTCGAGCCCATCTACGAGGGGGTCGAGCCGACCGCACTCGATTCGTTCGTCGAGCACGCCCAGCGAACCGGCGTCGACGGCGTCCACGAGCTGTGGTTCACCTACGAGGGATTCGACGTCGGCGTCCAGACCGACGGTCGAATCGTGATCCGGGAGGCGACGGACGATCCGGCGAGCGTGGACTGGTCCGACGACGAGTAGCGCCGGATCTCAGTCGTGATCCGCCAGAAACCCGGAGAGGACCTCGTTGACGCGATCCGACGCCTCGATAAAGACGCAGTGTGAGCCCCCCTCGAGCAGTTCGAGTCGGGCGTCCGGAAGCTGGTCGGCGAGCAGTTCCGCGTTCCCGACGGGCACGACGCGGTCGTTCGTCCCGTGGCAGACGAGCGTCGGCACGCGAATCTCGCCGAGTCGGTCGCTGACGTCGAATCCGAGGACCGCCGCGGCCTGTGCCTCTCGAGCGGGCTCGTCGGCGTCTTGCTCGAGTCGCCACTCGAGAATGCGGTCGATCAGGTGTGGATTCCGGTTGGTGAACTGTTCGTTGAACGCCGGCCGCATCCGCTGGCGGAACGTCTCGCGTTCGCTCGCGCCCTTTTTTACGTCGAACATCGCTTCTCGGGTCTCCTCGGGCACCGGAATCGCCTCCGGGCCGCCGGGGGTCGTACACAGCAGCGTGAGCGTCTCGACGCGGTTGTACTCGAGGGCGTACTGCAGGGCGATCATCCCGCCCATGCTCGCGCCGACGAGGTGGACGCGACGCGTCCCGACGTCGTCGAGGACGGCCTCGAGGTCGGCGGCCAGTCCGGCGATGGAGTAGCCGCCGAGTTTGCGCATAAGTGGGGTTCGCAGCTTCCGGGGAAGCCGTGGCAAGAGCGGGGGCAAGCCGGCGTCCGAACGGCCCGTCCCGCGGTTGTCGGGTGCGATCACGGGGCGCTCGCCGGCGACCGCTTCGCGTTGCCAGCGCCACATCCACCGACCGAAGCCAAGTCCCTGCACGAAGACGACCGGCGTCCCCACCGCGTCGGCCTCGTGTTCGTAGTAGATCGACACGCCGTCCCGGGTCGCACGTGGCATAGACGAACCGACGTGTCGGGTGCCCTTGAAATCGACCCTCTCGGCGAACCGGCCGCCTGCGGCGACTTCCCCCGTTCTGGAGGTCGTTTCGAACGTCTGTAATACGGTTTTACTCTCGCCGGCCCGACCACCGATCCAACCAGATAGCTTATCCCACCGGAGTAATATCGTTGTACCGATGCAGCGACTCCACGCCCGGTATCCGTTCCTCGAGGCGGCCCGTGAGTCGGTGGCAGCGGAGGCCGTCGACCTCGCGAGCGTCGTCCAGTCTGACCGGGCGGTGGTCGAACGAGCGAGCCAACGTGTGATTACCGCCCTCGAGGAGGGCGAGACCGGGCCAATCCACCGCGACCCGCGCACGGAGTTACTCTCCTACCCGGTCGCCCGCGTCCTCGTCTCGCTGGTCGACGAACGCGTCCTCGTCCGGAAGTACGCCCGTGCGGAAGCAGCGACGGCGTTCGACCGATTTGCCACCGACCTCGAGGACACGACGGAACTGAAGAGCGTGGAGACGACCGGCCTCGAACTGGCGGACCTGCTCGCTGAGTTCGACCTGACAGACGCCGTTCGAGAACGAGCCGTCGTCGACGGTGACAGCGAGCGAACGGAGTACCTGATCGACGTCGGCACCTACCTTCCGCTCGCAGCAGACCTCTGGGGAGACGAGTGGCGACTGGTCAATCGGTCGGTACGAGACGGCGAGGTCGTCGTCGACGAGGACGACCTCCACGCGCTCGTCCGCGAGGCGATCCGCGAACGGATCGAGGACGGGCTTCCCTTCGACGTCCCGGAGACCATCGCGAGCGAACTCGAGGCCGAAGCCGGGGCCGTCCGCGAGGTGCTCGCCGACCTCGACCTGACCCGCGACATCGACACCGTCGTCCCGGACCTCTTCCCACCGTGTATGAAGGCACTGCTCGACGACGTCCAGAAGGGTGAACACCTCCCCCATCACTCCCGCTTTGCGATCACGGCCTTCCTCGCGAGCATCGGAATGAGCACCGACGAGATCGTCGACCTCTACCGGGTCAACTCCACCTTCGGCGAGGAGATGACCCGCTACCAGACCGACCACATCCGCGGAGAGACCTCGCCCACCGAATACTCACCACCTTCGTGTGCGACGATGCAATCGTACGGCGACTGCGTCAACAAGGACGACCTCTGTGAGCGAATCCCGCATCCGATGGCCTACTACGAGCAGCGGATCGACGACACCGAAGACGACGACCTAGAGGACTGGCGCGAAGGACGAGACGGAAGCGACGAAGACGAATCGGCGAGTGCAGACTGATCGGTGGACGCCGTTCGGACCGTGAAACGCGACCCTCGAGCGGGCTTCTCAGGGCTCGCGAGAGGGATCGTCAGAGAGTTCGTCGGCCTGTTCCTGGATGTCCCTGAGCGCCCGTTCCTGTTCACTACGGGTCAGTCCCCCGGATTCGACGTGGCGACCCTCGTACTGCCACGACGGGATCGCGTTCCAGACGCTACCGTCGCCCCCGTCGGCGTCGTCCGTCGAGGGGCGGTCGAGCGCTGCCCTGCGGGAGTCAGCCCCCGAGCGCCGCCGTGCGAGCACGAGTGCGAGCGCGAGGAAGAGACCGAACCCGGCGACGACGATCCACGGCTCGACGACGGACGCAGACCGAAGGAATACCGACGAGGCGAGCACCGCGAACACGACGGCGACGGCGAGCCAACGGAACGGGGAGCTCCGGCCGTCGCCGTCCGGGTCGGTGTTCGGTCCGGGATCCGAACCAGCCCCCGGGTCGTCGCCCATACCGGCAACGTCACTGGACATACAGCTATTCGGACGGCTACGTCGAAAAGGGTACCGCCGTCGGTCGGTCACCGGGCGTTCGGCGGTCGAAACCCACCGACAGCAACTCGAAATCGAGCAGTGGAGTGGCTACTCGATCGTCACGTCGGCCGTTCCGCCGATGATCATCACGGTGTGGGTGCCGCCGTCGTCGACGGTGAGCTCGAACGTTTCGCTGTCGTGGACCGTTCGGGTTTCGATCGGACCAGCTCCCTGACGGTCGATCCGAATCCCGACTCCTTCTCGCTCGAGGCCGTCCATCTCGTCCTCGAGATCCAGATCGTCAACCTCGACGACGTCGACGGTGACTGTCAGTTCGGCACCGTCGTCGGCTTCGAACTCGACCAATTCTTCGTCGCTGATCGTCTCCTCGACACCGCCACCGAGGAGGCCGCTACACCCTGCCAGCGGGACGACGGCAGCAAGTGAAATGAAGGCACGTCGGCGCATAGCTGGCGACTTTCGAGACGAGCGGGGAATAGTTTCTGGCCGACGAGGCCCGATGAAAGCACTTCCCGACGCGAGGCGGCGAGGAACGCTTGGCCCACCGGACTGGACGGAACCGACACGCCTTTTCCACTCACCCGCTCACCTGCGACTATGTACGTCGGACGATTCGTCGTCGTCGGCCCCGAGGTCGGCGCCTACCGCGTCTCCTCGAGATCGTTTCCCAACCGTGAGATCACCGCCCGCGAAGATGCCCTGACCGTCGGCCCGACCGACGACGCGCCCGAAACGGACAACCCGTACGTCGCCTACAACTGCCTGCGCGTCGTCGACACCCCAACTGGCCAGACGGTCGCGTTCGGCAACGGCTCACAGGTCGATCCGATCGCCGAGAAACTCGAGCTCGGGTACCCCGCTCGAGACGCGCTCGCGGAGTGTCTGCTCGCACTCGATTACGAGAAAGACGACTACGACACGCCGCGGATCGCGGCCACGATCGACGACGACGGCGAGGCCCTGATCGGGACGGTCCGGAAAGACGCCCTGCTCGTCGAGACGGTCGAGGAACCGACACTCGTCGCGACCTACGAGAAAGATACCCCCGAGGTGTTCGACTTCGAGGCCGCCGACGCCGCCGACGCTGCGACTACGGCCTACGACCTCGAGTTCGAACACGCCGTCTGTGCGGCCGGCGTCGTCCGGACTGACGATGGGTTCGAGACGGCCATCGAGAACGGCGACAGTGACTGAGGCCGTCTCCGCCTGAGACACTACCAACGTATCGTGGCAGTGGGTTCTTGCCAGCAGCTACCCTCGACGAGATAATGAGTAACGAGTCGGCTTCCAGCGCCCACCGACTGTCGGGGGTTCCCGATGGGGGAATCAGCGACGCGCTGACCATCGAGAGCGGACTGGAAGCCCTTCGCTCGAGCCCGGAGTTCGACGGGACGATCGAACCGCTGGAAGGTCTAGAGACGCTCGAGAGCTGCGAGCACATCGCACTGTTCTACCGGGATCGTGCGGAACGGTTCGCAACGGTGACGCCGTTCGTCCGACAGGGGATCGAACGGGGCGAACGAGTCATGTACGTCGTCGACGACATGACCGACGAGGAGGTTCTCGCCGAACTGCGCGAGCCGGACGATCCACCGGGAGACGAGTTCGGCACCGACGTCGACCTCGAGGGCGCACTCGAGTCCGGCCAGTTGACCTTCCACACGCTCGAGGAGACCTACCTCAGGACCGGCCGATTCGACGCCGACGACATGCTCGAGGTTTACGCACAAGCGATCGAGGAAGCCAGGGAGGAGTATCCGGGCCTCCGGGTCACCGCGAACACGAACTTCGTGCTCGACGAGGAGGCCACGCTCGAGGAGTTCCTGGCCTACGAGAGCCGGGTCAACGAGCTCTTCAAAGGCGAAGACTGCATCGCCCTCTGTCACTACGACTGCGACCGCATCCCCCCGGAGATCCTCGTCGACGTCATCAGAACCCACCCGCACCTGGTGTACGACGACACGGTCTGTCACAACTTCTACTACACGCCACCGGAGGAGTTCTTCGAACCCGGCGAGTCGACCCGCGACGTCGAGCGTATGCTCTACACGCTGGTCGACCGCGCGCAGGCCCGGGCCGAACTCGAGGAGACGATCGACGAACTCGAAGCCTCGAACGAACGGCTCAGACGTTTCGCTTACGTCGCCTCCCACGACCTGCAAGAGCCCCTGCGGATGATCTCGACGTACCTGCAGTTGCTCGAGTCCCGTCACGCCGCCGACCTCGACGACGAGGCCCAGGAGTTCGTCGACTTCGCCGTCGACGGCGCAGAGCGGATGCGTGCGATGGTCGACGGCCTGCACTCGTACTCCCGGATCGATATGGCCGACGACGAGTTCGAGGCCGTCGAGACCGACGACGTCGTCACGGGCGTGCTGAACGGTTTTCGGGACCGAATCGACGGCACGGACGCCGCCATCGCCGTCGAGGACCTGCCAGCGGTCCGTGCCAACCCAGCCCAGCTCGAGCAACTGTTCGCCAACCTCGTTTCGAACGCACTGACTTACAGCGGCGACGCGCCCCCGACCGTGGAGATCACCGGCCAGCGTCGAGGAGACCGGTGCGTGTTCGCCGTCGCCGACGACGGGATCGGGATCGATCCCGATCACACCGACCAGATCTTCGAGATCTTCGGACGGCTCCACGCCACCGACGAGATCGACGGTACCGGCGTCGGCCTCTCGCTGTGCCGAAAGATCGTCACCCACCACGGCGGCGACATCTGGGTCGATTCCGAACCGGGTGAGGGATCGACGTTCTGGTTTACGCTCCCGGCTGCACCACTCGAGTGCTGAGCACCCCACGGCCACGCACTTGGGGCTCGAGCCCGTATCCTCGACCATGCGAGTCGGGCTCATCTCCGACGTTCACAGCAACCGGGTCGCCCTCGAGGCCGTCCTCTCGGACATGCCACCGGTCGACGAACTGGTCTGTGCGGGCGACGTGGTGGGCTACAACCCGTGGCCCGCCGCCTGCGTCGACGAACTCCGCGAACGCGCGGTCCCGACCGTCCTCGGCAATCACGACGCCGCTGTACTCGAGGAGTCGGCGCGCGGGTTCAACCCGATGGGAAAAGCCGGCATCGAACACGCCCGGAAACGCCTCGACGACGACCAGCGCGCGTGGCTCGAGTCGCTCCCCACCGAACGACGGGCGTGCGACGAGCGAGTGAAGATCGTCCACGGCCACCCCGACGACCCACAGCGATACCGCCGGTACACCTACCCCGAGGAGTTCTCGCCACGACTGCTCGGCGACGAGGACGTCCTCGTGCTCGGCCACACCCACGTTCAGGGCGTCCGCCAGTTTTCGGAGGGGATCGTCGTCAACCCCGGAAGCGTGGGCCAGCCCCGCGACGGCGACCCCCGGGCCGCCTACGCCGTCGTCGACCTCGAGCGCCTGTCGGTCGATACCCACCGCGTCTCCTACGACGTCCAAGCGGTTCAGGAGGCGGTCAGGGAGGCCGGATTGCCCGAGCGAATCGCGACTCGACTGGCTCGTGGGGAGTGACTCGACTGCTAGACCTGTGTACCAGTGCCATCGGAGAACGGGGCCTCTCCCGACGTATTCACTGGGAGAACGGATCAGAAGCGGATTCGATGGTGGATCAGGATCGCTGCCGGAAGCGAACCCTTTTGGGGCCGGTCTCGATACGTTCGACCATGGACGACACCGACCACGTCGTGCGTATCGAGCGGAAGCGAGCGCCTCGCGTCGCGGGTCGGTGTCGCTGTCACCGTCACAGCCACCACTCGAGTGGCCGACCGGAAACCACCCCGACTACCACACCCACACCACCTGCAACCTCGAGCCATGTTGGGACGACTGCGTGAGGACACGCGGGCGATGTGCGACCGCGACCCCGCCGCGAAGCGGTGTCTCGAGGTCGCGCTCACCTATCCGGGCGTCCACGCGGTCTGGGGATATCGGATCGCCAACCGACTGTGGAGCGCGGAACTGAGACTGCCCGCTCGGCTCTTCTCACACCTCGTGCGCCTGCTGACGGGCGTCGAGATCCATCCGGCAGCGACGATCGGTCGCCGGGTGACGATCGACCACGGGATGGGCGTCGTGATCGGTGAGACCGCCGAAGTCGGCGACGACGTCCACATGTACCACGGGGTCACCCTCGGTGGCGACGTCAACGAACCCGTCAAGCGACACCCGACGCTCGAGGACGGCGTCCGGGTCGGCGCGAACGCGACATTGCTCGGCGACATCACGGTTGGCGAGGGAGCGACCGTCGGTGCCGGGTCGGTTCTCACCCGGGACGTCCCGGCAGGTGCGACCGTCGCTGGCGTCCCGGCGAAACGAGTGGACGGGAGCGACTGACCACCATCTCCGAGTTGCCTCGCTGAGAGAGCTCAGCGACGATCATCGTCACTCGAGTCGATCAAGGTTTTTGACCCGTCCCCCGCAACCGGATCGCATGCCAGTCCGCCCGACGCGACTGTACCTCCAGATGGTCGCCGCCCTCCTCGGCCTCCTCGTGGTCACGGTCGGCTTCGTCGTCGGCGTCTGGGCCGTCTTCGCCCTCCTGTTTGCCTCCTTCGAGGTCGACGCCCCCGGAATCGTCGCGCTCGTCCCCGCAGTAGTGACGCTGATCGCCATCGCTGGCCTCGAGTACGTCCAGCGGGGAACGGTCGAACGGCTCGCAGATGCCCACCCCGTCGACCACGAGGCTGCCCCAGAGCTTTACGAGACCACGACGCGCATCGCTGCCCAGCTCGACGTCCCTGTCCCCACCATCGCCGTCTCCGACCGGGACGCTCCCGAGGCACTGGTCGTCGGCTACCGGCCCAGCGACGTCCATCTCGTGCTCTCACTCGGGACGATCGAGGCCCTCGAGCCGGCGGAACTCGAGGCCGTGATCGCCCACGAACTCGCCCACGTCAGGAACCGGGACGCGATGGTGATGACCGCCGTCTCGGTGCCCGTCGTGCTCGCCGACGGCCTGCGCTCTCGACTCACCGCAATCGAAAATCCCGGGTGGGGCGTGATCGTCGTCGTCCCGCTGGGGCTCGTCTCGAGCGTCGTCTGGGTCCTCGGCCGGACGATCACCGCCCGACTGGCACGCGTCCGGGAACGAGCCGCAGACCGTACCGCAGCCGAGGTGACCGGCTCACCGGCCGCCCTCGCCGGCGCGCTCGAGCGTCTCGACCGCGAAATAGCCGAGACTCCGGAACGGGACCTGCGGGAGGTCTCCGGGGTCTCCTCGCTGTCGATCCTCCCGCTCACGCCCGACGAGCCCGAGAAGGTCATGCTCGGGCCCGAAGGCGACGTCGAACCCGCCTACTGGCGGGCCCGAACGCTGCTACACCGACTCGAACGCTGGCTCTTCGAGTCGCACCCGCCCACTGAGCAGCGACTCGAGGCGCTCGCGGCGATGCAACGCGAGAGATGAATTTCGACTCCCGTTACGTCTGTTCTCCGTCGACCGTTCCGTCTGTCCCGGGAGGAGTGCCCTCCGCGGCGACTCCCTCGTCGGTCTCGGCGTCGCTCGCGGATTCACCGGGAGCCTCGTCGGTGGTCGCCGGCTCGGGATCGGACGTGTAGCCGAGTTCGAACCAGAGTTTCGCGGTGCAGTCGAACGTCTCCTCGTCGAGTTCCGTCTCCTCTTCTCGCTGGTCCATGTAGCCGTTGCAGCGGCCGTGTTTGACGACGTTCATCAGTGACGCAGCCGAGCCACACTCCGGACAGTCGATGTAGTAGTTCCCCGCGTCGTTCTGGTGCCACGCGTCGGGCGAAAGTTCCGTGTACGCGGCGTCTTCGCGGGATCGTCTGCTCATGTCCCTCACGTCGGGTGCGAGTCCGGTAACGCCCGACCCGGACAGTGCAAGCGCTCCGTGTCCGGTCGGTCGATGGGGCCTGACGGAACGAGCCTAGACGAGCGGCTCGAGCAACGCCTCACCGGCCGCGAGCAATTCCCCTACCCGCTCGGCGTCGGTCGCCTCCGCGTACACCCGGAGGACGGGTTCGGTCCCACTCGGGCGAACCAGCACCCACGAGCCGTCCTCGAGGGCGAGTTTGAAGCCGTCGGCCGTGTTCACGCCCTCGACGGTCGTTCCGGCGACCGAATCGGGGATTTCGGCCTCGAGGTCGTCGATAACGCGGGCTTTCTCGTGATCCGGACAGGGGACACTGGTCTTGTTCTGGACGACCGTCCCGTGGGCCTCGAGCAGGCGGTCGACGCGGTCGTCGAGCGGCTCGGCGGCGTCCATGGCCGCAGCCAGCAGGGCGACGAGGACGCCGTCTTTCTCGCGGACGTGGCCGCGGACGGTGAACCCGCCAGACTCCTCACCGCCGACGAGGGCGTCGTGGTCGGCCATCGCGCCAGCGACCCACTTGAACCCGACCGGAACCTCGTGGACGTCCTCGCCGTGGGCCCCCGCGACCCGGTCGATCAGGAACGTGGTGGAGACGGTCCGGACCGCCCCACCGGTATCGTCCTCGAGCAGGTAGTCGTACAGCGCCGCGAAGAAGAGGTTCTCGTCGAGATAGCCCCGTTCGGGGGTGACGATCGCGATCCGGTCGGCGTCGCCGTCGTTCGCGATTCCCAGGGTCGCTTCGCCGTCGCCAGTCACGCGATCGACCAGGTCCTCGAGATTCCCGGGCGCGGGCTCCGGCGCGCCGCCACCGAACGTCGGGTCGCGATCACAGCGAAGGCACTCGACGTCGGCACCCGCTCGCTCGAGCAGGGCGTCGGTGGTCCCGCGTCCGCTGCCGTGCATCGCGTCGTAGGCGATCGTCCGCCCGTCGAGGTCGACGCCACCGGTGATCGCTGCGACCAGCTCGAGGGCGGCGTCGGCGTGTGGCGTGGTCAGGTCGACCTCGCGGACGCTCCCGTGGTCGTCGGCCGGGAGTGGGTCGGGTTCGGCGAGTCGATCCGCGATGGCGTCGGTCACGTCGGGAAGCGCCGGCGCGCCGTCTGCGGGGATGAACTTCACGCCGTTGTACTCCGGCGGATTGTGCGAGGCCGTGACAGCCAG is a genomic window of Natrarchaeobaculum aegyptiacum containing:
- a CDS encoding DNA polymerase sliding clamp gives rise to the protein MFKAIVSAETLTSALDSVSVLVDECKIHLEAEGLEIRAVDPANVGMVDLSLDAAAFESYEADGGTIGVDLSRLEDIAGMAESGQLIQVELDEETRKLHIQIDGLEYTLALIDPDSIRQEPDIPNLDLPAEVVLEGKDVNRSVTAADMVSDHIALGVDDAEEYFYVDAEGDTDDVHLELTQEDLIDLQVGAAHSLFSLDYLKDMNKAIPGDAEVTLALGEEFPVKIYYGFAEGQGQVTYMLAPRIQSD
- a CDS encoding helix-turn-helix domain-containing protein yields the protein MTLRSAIGTRDGWTVHIRADDHDHLRSFQRRCRDRQVGISISRLHSLEDVSADDRLTTPQLEALELAFRRGYVDDPRRVTLDDLATDLEITRQSLAGRLRRGHRNLLARVFGSDGPPLERVPSHSFAED
- a CDS encoding HalOD1 output domain-containing protein — its product is MPSADDPTDRAVKRATATDGFVVTFDPLRERPSTAVVSGVASLLETDPLELEPIYEGVEPTALDSFVEHAQRTGVDGVHELWFTYEGFDVGVQTDGRIVIREATDDPASVDWSDDE
- a CDS encoding alpha/beta fold hydrolase; this translates as MPRATRDGVSIYYEHEADAVGTPVVFVQGLGFGRWMWRWQREAVAGERPVIAPDNRGTGRSDAGLPPLLPRLPRKLRTPLMRKLGGYSIAGLAADLEAVLDDVGTRRVHLVGASMGGMIALQYALEYNRVETLTLLCTTPGGPEAIPVPEETREAMFDVKKGASERETFRQRMRPAFNEQFTNRNPHLIDRILEWRLEQDADEPAREAQAAAVLGFDVSDRLGEIRVPTLVCHGTNDRVVPVGNAELLADQLPDARLELLEGGSHCVFIEASDRVNEVLSGFLADHD
- the priL gene encoding DNA primase regulatory subunit PriL, producing MQRLHARYPFLEAARESVAAEAVDLASVVQSDRAVVERASQRVITALEEGETGPIHRDPRTELLSYPVARVLVSLVDERVLVRKYARAEAATAFDRFATDLEDTTELKSVETTGLELADLLAEFDLTDAVRERAVVDGDSERTEYLIDVGTYLPLAADLWGDEWRLVNRSVRDGEVVVDEDDLHALVREAIRERIEDGLPFDVPETIASELEAEAGAVREVLADLDLTRDIDTVVPDLFPPCMKALLDDVQKGEHLPHHSRFAITAFLASIGMSTDEIVDLYRVNSTFGEEMTRYQTDHIRGETSPTEYSPPSCATMQSYGDCVNKDDLCERIPHPMAYYEQRIDDTEDDDLEDWREGRDGSDEDESASAD
- a CDS encoding IMP cyclohydrolase, with amino-acid sequence MYVGRFVVVGPEVGAYRVSSRSFPNREITAREDALTVGPTDDAPETDNPYVAYNCLRVVDTPTGQTVAFGNGSQVDPIAEKLELGYPARDALAECLLALDYEKDDYDTPRIAATIDDDGEALIGTVRKDALLVETVEEPTLVATYEKDTPEVFDFEAADAADAATTAYDLEFEHAVCAAGVVRTDDGFETAIENGDSD
- a CDS encoding sensor histidine kinase yields the protein MSNESASSAHRLSGVPDGGISDALTIESGLEALRSSPEFDGTIEPLEGLETLESCEHIALFYRDRAERFATVTPFVRQGIERGERVMYVVDDMTDEEVLAELREPDDPPGDEFGTDVDLEGALESGQLTFHTLEETYLRTGRFDADDMLEVYAQAIEEAREEYPGLRVTANTNFVLDEEATLEEFLAYESRVNELFKGEDCIALCHYDCDRIPPEILVDVIRTHPHLVYDDTVCHNFYYTPPEEFFEPGESTRDVERMLYTLVDRAQARAELEETIDELEASNERLRRFAYVASHDLQEPLRMISTYLQLLESRHAADLDDEAQEFVDFAVDGAERMRAMVDGLHSYSRIDMADDEFEAVETDDVVTGVLNGFRDRIDGTDAAIAVEDLPAVRANPAQLEQLFANLVSNALTYSGDAPPTVEITGQRRGDRCVFAVADDGIGIDPDHTDQIFEIFGRLHATDEIDGTGVGLSLCRKIVTHHGGDIWVDSEPGEGSTFWFTLPAAPLEC
- a CDS encoding metallophosphoesterase family protein, whose translation is MRVGLISDVHSNRVALEAVLSDMPPVDELVCAGDVVGYNPWPAACVDELRERAVPTVLGNHDAAVLEESARGFNPMGKAGIEHARKRLDDDQRAWLESLPTERRACDERVKIVHGHPDDPQRYRRYTYPEEFSPRLLGDEDVLVLGHTHVQGVRQFSEGIVVNPGSVGQPRDGDPRAAYAVVDLERLSVDTHRVSYDVQAVQEAVREAGLPERIATRLARGE
- the cysE gene encoding serine O-acetyltransferase, translated to MLGRLREDTRAMCDRDPAAKRCLEVALTYPGVHAVWGYRIANRLWSAELRLPARLFSHLVRLLTGVEIHPAATIGRRVTIDHGMGVVIGETAEVGDDVHMYHGVTLGGDVNEPVKRHPTLEDGVRVGANATLLGDITVGEGATVGAGSVLTRDVPAGATVAGVPAKRVDGSD
- a CDS encoding M48 family metalloprotease, producing MPVRPTRLYLQMVAALLGLLVVTVGFVVGVWAVFALLFASFEVDAPGIVALVPAVVTLIAIAGLEYVQRGTVERLADAHPVDHEAAPELYETTTRIAAQLDVPVPTIAVSDRDAPEALVVGYRPSDVHLVLSLGTIEALEPAELEAVIAHELAHVRNRDAMVMTAVSVPVVLADGLRSRLTAIENPGWGVIVVVPLGLVSSVVWVLGRTITARLARVRERAADRTAAEVTGSPAALAGALERLDREIAETPERDLREVSGVSSLSILPLTPDEPEKVMLGPEGDVEPAYWRARTLLHRLERWLFESHPPTEQRLEALAAMQRER
- a CDS encoding phosphoglucomutase, with product METIRFGTDGWRATLEEFTTPRVRMVGQAVATYLRDEGLEGTLVVGYDARETSRGFAEELTRVLCANGFDVLIPERDRPTPLVAHAIVERDLGGGLAVTASHNPPEYNGVKFIPADGAPALPDVTDAIADRLAEPDPLPADDHGSVREVDLTTPHADAALELVAAITGGVDLDGRTIAYDAMHGSGRGTTDALLERAGADVECLRCDRDPTFGGGAPEPAPGNLEDLVDRVTGDGEATLGIANDGDADRIAIVTPERGYLDENLFFAALYDYLLEDDTGGAVRTVSTTFLIDRVAGAHGEDVHEVPVGFKWVAGAMADHDALVGGEESGGFTVRGHVREKDGVLVALLAAAMDAAEPLDDRVDRLLEAHGTVVQNKTSVPCPDHEKARVIDDLEAEIPDSVAGTTVEGVNTADGFKLALEDGSWVLVRPSGTEPVLRVYAEATDAERVGELLAAGEALLEPLV